Genomic window (Lycium barbarum isolate Lr01 chromosome 2, ASM1917538v2, whole genome shotgun sequence):
TGGAGTCGCCATGCATCATCGACGCCCGCACGTCGTCCCCCGCATAGTGGTCATGCTCCCAAACTGTAGCCGCGGGTATATTCTGTATATacccaaactgccgtaacacgcggtcgggcgcgtgatactcaacgatatccatatatattaatggacaccgcgacatccacatgtgctgaccagccctacaaaacgctgGCAGCTCATCCAAAtatgatcatacggcgtccatataaaagcctgtaaaaagaattgaactagttaacaataaaagactaaaatagtagttATGTGGTATAGATGCGCacgtcggtcaacatcagcctgaggcgtgtcctctccaatcggatgctgcATGTCTGTGAGACGCAAGCGAGCGTAAAGGGCCGACAACAAAAGCAAACTCTGGCTggaaatatgaccatccagaGCCACGAAatcggtgagcctagtcaactcatcccgGTAAGGCGGGAGGATaggaggctcctcaatatacaatgggcaTCCATCAACttgtagcccataaatgacctccacatcctgaagggtaatggtagcctcactggtgcggagatgaaatgtgtacgtctccggtcgccacctctcaatcaatgccgtcactagcgacctatcgtgctgtacccgaccaacttcgatgcaccggtagataccgccccgatgtagtatatccaggacacgaggatgtggggggcgAGCAGCTAAGATCTACCATGCTAagtcccctaaccgggtacggaTCTGAGACTTaggctgcaggtcggatgtccatatatgttgcgacctatgctcgggctgaagatacagtaactctcggtcgaagggccccggatcaagagggtggtgatccatttgttttacgcattttaaatcaatcattaacaagtagtattagttatgtatcttttatcaaaaaatttattaaggattgtggtgacccatctgttttacgtattttaaatcaatcattaacaagtaatattagttatgtaatcttttatcgaaaattttattaaggattgtggtgactcatctgttttacgtattttaaataaatcattaacaagtaatattagttatgtaatcttttatctaaaattatattaagggttttcaatcctaagctacgggttatgaatcctaaactaagggttttcaatcctaaaatataaaagaGTAAAAATTAATAGgtcaaataattaataattagttagcatacaattagtataaataattaataaataaacaattaactaactaatcaaaaaaataacaagttattatcatatatttaataaataaacaattaagtatctaatcaaaaaattaataaattattatcgtatatttaacaaataaaaaattaattaattaatgaaacaattaagaaattattaacaaataaacaattttcttaataaaaactaaataaataattagccagtctaacaattgaaatagctagtctaacaattaataaatacataagtcgctaatcgaacaattaacaaatactaaataaacaagcaataaataattaactaattaacaatagataaacaaattaaaaaaaaaattaaaggggaCAGTCGTAGGTGCGGACTGCCCAAaaacgcacaaaaaaaaaaagcgcaATCCACCACAGATCCCTCCCACCATACCTAAGGTGataatatatttagcaatgtaataaaaaattcatagtaaaatacctagaatgaaggtgtttttgagttttcaaaatgagctccgcgccgctctattccaaaatctaaccttagaaacttgttctTACACTTCAATATACTAAGAATATTAACTTTTCGATTAAAAAACAACACGAAAACAacgttttggggggggggggggggggttggggacCACTGAAAGGGGGCGTTAATGGCGGGTTCTGTGGTGGGAAAGTGAAAGGGTCGGGTCTGTGGTGGGGAAGGATGGGGGAGACTTTTTGTTGGCTCCTTCACGcatgaaattcgtgcgtgaaaggcccaagttgtatttttgcagtttggtcctttcacggactaatttagtgcgtgaaacctagtaatgtttttttttttttttgtgctagtttagttcaattttttttttgtgctacaaaagtcgcggattccGCCATATACTTTGGTCTTTTTCAAGAACATTGAAACGTCAATTCAAATGGAATAGCAAATTAAGGAGTATTTCCAATTACAGTTTCCAAGAACCGACTCTTATTAGAGTTCAATCTCAAAAGACTTTTAATTTAGGTAGCAGTTCAAGCTTTGATTATAGAAACCGAAGATCCAATTACTTAAACGACGACAAAACTCATCTATCCATTATACCATTCTCTTAATTACACTTGCATTGAAGCTTTTGATTAATGTAATTACATGCAAGTTCACAAAAGGGGCCGGCTAAACGACAAACTAGGAAAAGCTGATGAGGAAACCTAATTAAAAACGAAATCTATAATTGGGCACTCAAAGAAGGAGAAAATGGCGGGACACCCCTGACGAAAAcatgaaaaaaaattgaagaaaaaacatACCTCCATACCAAAAATGCCCCGAAAGGaaaatgaaaatatagtaatACAACTTCAACTTCACATCATGTTGCATATCATACATCTCAAAGACAAACTTTAAATGGGACTAACAATTCAAGGTTTTGAAGAAGATCAGTTAGACCCAATTGTTACTTAATTAAACAACAAATACAAACACAATAAGACTAGCTCTATTCATATTCGTAATTTTTTTTGCGACTGCCAAACTTTCCAGCTAGCCACTACACCCACTGCAAACACTGCACAACCTACAATATCCTTGATGCACCCACTGCACCAACTGCACCAGCTACAGTAGGTAATGCACCCAGTGCAGTAACTGCAGTAACTACAGTACTCACTGCACCCACTACAGTAACCACCTTCTCTAGGGTAGTAAAAGCAGAAGACTCCTCTTCACCAACAACACGAGGATCAGTTGTATTTTGCTCCTCGTGATGATCCTGTAATTAAGGGTGACAAAATTAGCTCTTTAAAATATGATCCACCACACTCAGCTTAAGTTCAGGTTGATCATATTGAAATGCTCAAtcaaaatatttgaaaaatgAACAGTTACCTTAGCTCAAATTGATCTATGAAAAACTCTTGTTAAGATATGTTTAAATAAACAATATTTTTGTTAAATATGTTAGATCGCCAATAATATTGaattcatttttatttaatgcttaaaaagtaaattaaaaaaaaattaacaacaacaacatagctaGTGGAGTAAGTGAAAGATAGTGCATACACACACTGCCTTACCCCTAACTTGTGAGACTCTTTACGATAGATCTTAGATTTAATTAAAaactaaagtaaaaaaaaaaatggaacagcCCAATGCACTAAGATTTAATTATGGGTGGGATCGGCGAAAGGCCAGATCATACGGATTTTTTGTAGGTAATCTTATCTTGTATTTTTGCAAGAAGTTATTTTCACGGCTtaaacccgtgacctcctggtcacacgAATTTTAAAAATTCATGTATTAAAAGCAAATGCAATAATGAAAAACTCATACTGAAAATAATGAAGAAGAATATAGTAGCAACAACATATAATGAATTATTTTGGATATGTCATAGTTTGACCCGTTCAAATTCAACCCAATATGTGTGTTTGACACACATATATACCTGCAAAAATTTGCGTTCCTGCATGGACACCATGGAACAAGCATCTTCAAAAGTGAGGAGAGGGCGCCTTGTTGATATTAATTTCTTGACGGGCGAATATTCACTTGTCAAACCAGCAAGAAGTTGCCACACCATGTCTGATTCTGTGATCGGAATGTCGACTTCTTCTAGATAATATGGATGTATTTTACTACTCTTAGGTCTCCTTTGGTACGAAGGATAAAGATAAATAATCTCAAAATTATATTTAAAATGAgtttatttcaaatttaattgTAATAAAATTATGATATAACTAATTTTTGGATTAATTATCCTGAAATTATAGTATTATTTTATTCTTATAAAAAGATAGAATAACTAATTTCAGAATAAGTTATCCTGAAATAATTTATTTCCAACAAAACGATCCCTTAATAAGAGTGAATCCAGGAGCTCCCCCTTAGCCTGAAATGACGGAGAATCCCTCGGATTTCTCTTTAACTACGTATCCTTATAATTGAGTAAATCTTTACTCTTTACTGAATTGTGGGCCCAAAATTTCACATGTAATTTTGAAGacttttttttgtgcggattgcccttcatttgggttggtctttaatttttataatttaaaTTGATAGTCTTTAAATTTTACTTTTTGCTTAATATTTTGAAGTTGTAGATTCAAATCTTAGCTccgttaaaaaaataaaaaaattcacaaggtaaaatatctcaagataaaatttataaaattctgTCTCAAGGTAAAATTTTATAAATTTGTCCATTCAAGATGGAATTTTACAAATCAGAAAAAGTtaaaaactaaagaccaccccaagGGCAATTCTACATATTGCCCTTTCGAAAACacatcatttttttgcacggattgcccttcttttagggtggtctttaaattttgcccctcatatttgtgttctttaagttttgcccttcgcttggatacctgaggttctgggttcgaacccccgctcaagcataaaataaaaaactaattTCGCAAGGTagggctggagggagtgtataccggatccgacatacaatccttaagaaaaaattaaagttatgccggagggggtaaactttgccttgagacatatatatatattttacttttcaaggcaaacttttaattatgccttaaggaaaagttccgccttatggggcatacttttagttgcatacttttagttatgccttaactaaaagtgtgccccataaaatataactaaaagttctgtcttatgaggcatacttttggttatgtcttaattaaaagtctgccccataagacatagttccttaaggaaaagttttgccccacaaggcataactaaattatgccttgaggaaaaattatgccccctccggcataactttagttttttcttaaggactttatgccggatcagGCATATAATcgttaaggaaaaactaaagttatgccggaggaaaagttcaaggcaaacttttaattatgccttaaggaaaagttccgccttatgggcatacttttagttatgtcttaactaaaagtgtgccccataaaatataactaaaagtatgccccaaaaggcgaaacttttccttaaggcataactaaaagtttgccttaaggaaaagttctaccttattaggcatacttttggttatgccttaattaaaagtcttcCCCacaaggcatagttccttaaggaaaagttttgccccataagacataactaaactatgccttgaggaaaagttatgccccctccgatataactttagtttttccttaaggattttaTGTCGGATCCGGCGTATACTCCATccagccttgccttgcgaaattatttttttattttatgcctgagcgggggttcgtaCCCAGAACCTCAAGTATCTAAgccaaggacaaaatttaaagacgacaaatatgaagggcaaaatttaatatgagaggcaaaatataaagaccaccccaaaagaaaggcaattctgcgaattgcccaaaaCACATAGTACAAAATCTGGGCCCACTTGAGTTCACACATTCCGTACAGAATGGCAGGTGCAGGTCCAACTATAATGGTTGACTAAGCGTtgctatttatgatattttttaaGACAATCTGGTAGGTACATTCTTTTTATTATTAACCAAATATTTCACACTAAGTTTGATTGTATAATTTACAATTTTTGTGATTCATCCTTACAAAAATTGTTGGGCCTGTGCCTAGCATGGTCTATCACTAGACAAAATGAGGGATTGATCATTGAACAATAACATTTTACTATATATTCCACTTTTTGAATTAAAGTAGTAGATAAAAGATAAGAAATTATTATTCGTGGCCCGCTTGCAGCACTAAGCATGAAATTTATTGGTGGGTgaaaagaaaatatattttatgatacTTTAATTGATTCCTCATTAGTACTTTTTCTTTTTGGATAATGTTCTCCTAATTATTCCTCTCATTACTGAAGGGTGAAGAATACTCTTGCCTCTCCTTAACACGGGTGTGAATGATTCGGCTCAATcagttattttaaaaaatttataccATCATATGTACTAATTTTTCAGTTGATTTATTGCAAATAATTAATGCTTAATACATGTATAGCCTCTTAAATTTATTAGTAATCTCTAAAcctcaatttatatgatataatTTGAGaagtgatttttttaaaaatttatgatCTAAAACAATAGACattcatttcattaagggtaaaagagaaGTTTTAAGTTgaactaaatatagaaatatataaTTCTtgtttactaaaaaaaaaatatattacataaattgagacTGACGGAGCAATAAATTTCATTTATACACTTAAATTACTATTTATTCCAATTAAATACCTAAACATATGATAAATTGCTTCTATGAAACACTTTATGTTAAAATTTTGAAACAAAATTTGTGTGTTCTATTAGAACCGTATTCATATATATATCCTCCATTATACGTTGGAGGAAAGACCAATTACGAGTCAAGACCAAAAGCAAGACTTTTTCCTCCTATGTGGGTAACATCATATAGCTAACATATAGGGGAGACAGAGTTGCTCAATTTCCGACTATAACCTACTTCTCTAAAAATCATTAAAGGGCTGTTTGGTTCGAGGATTAAGTAGGTTATTCCGATATACAATTTTCAACTAATGTTATCATTACTATATATAAGAGACAACTAAGGGATTTTTGTAGTTCTCACAAAAGTTTCTcataaattataaaaaaattcaatTAATTATTTCTACATCCtgatcttattttttaaagtcagaTTTACTTTTTTGTACTAATAGTCAACTTTTCAAAAGCTGTCGAACATCCTAccgtatttttcttttttttaatttaattttctatCCGGCATTCGCATTGGAGCCTGATTAATCTGCAGTCGTTTCGCGTAGGGCCTATTCGTGGGAAACGCCTCCTACTACGAATTTTTTCATATCCATGCTCAAACCCCAACCATGGAGCTTTGTAGTTCTCACAAAAGTTTCCTATAAAATgtacttttcaattaattacttctgAGTCCTGATCTTATTTTTTGaagtcaaatttatttttttgtaCTAATGGTCAACTTTTCAAAAGCTGTCGAACATCCTAccgtatttttcttttttttcaattttttcctttttttttaatttcccatTCGGTAGCCACATTAGAACCCGATTAATCTGCAGTCGTTTCGCGTAGGGCCTATTCGTGGGAAACGCCTCCTACTACGAATTTTTTCATACCCATGCTCAAACCCCAACCAAGGAGCTTTGTAGTTCTCACAAAAGTTTCCTATAAAATgtacttttcaattaattacttctgAGTCCTGATCTTATTTTTTGaagtcaaatttatttttttgtaCTAATGGTCAACTTTTCAAAAGCTGTCGAACATCCTAccgtatttttcttttttttaatttaattttctatCCGGCATTCGCATTGGAGCCTGATTAATCTGCATTTGCGTCGCTTAGGACCTATccgggggaagcgctccctactACGAATTTTTTCACACCCAGGCTCAAACCCGAGACCCCTGGTTAAGGGAGGAACAACCCCATCCGCTGCATTTTATTTTTTCTGTAACTTTCTTCTATTGATCTTATTTATTAACCTAAAAATAATCATTTCTTTTACTTATATACTTATGCTTTAATGAGCTCATATGtgtttaaaatatttttactaaAATGATTTTCacatagttttaaaaattattaaatgatgtcatatagtgttgaaaatgaagacagtGTTATATCGGATTATCTTTGAAATGTCTTGTTTAGTTACTAAGATTATTCTTTAAACACAAAATAAATTTAAAGCAGGGCAGAGTTAGAGTGTCAGCTATAGGTTTAGCCAGATTCAGTAGCATTTTGGTTTAAATTTTTATATttatcttaaaagttcattaaatatgtatagattattaaCTTAAAACTAAAAACTTCAAAAATTAGGATTCAGAACTCTTAAACTTTAAATTTGACTTCGCATATGATTTGAGTAAATAAGTTCATCAAAataaaagttaaaatattaaaagaaTGAAATGAAAGCTTTGTATTTAGATAtttaaaatatacttatatgaaatttaattattactaaaataaattatatttctttaaatgaaatatctacttttatatcttaagTTTGGATCCAAACTTAATACCGGCCTCATGAAACTACTCTTATGTATAAATTTTATGCCACAATTATGCACTATCC
Coding sequences:
- the LOC132629332 gene encoding uncharacterized protein LOC132629332, which codes for MVWQLLAGLTSEYSPVKKLISTRRPLLTFEDACSMVSMQERKFLQDHHEEQNTTDPRVVGEEESSAFTTLEKVVTVVGAVSTVVTAVTALGALPTVAGAVGAVGASRIL